CTCGGTCTGGTGGTTGGCAGTCGAACTATTTTCGACCTTGCAGCAAGGATTACCATCCAAACAGTGCTCGTTGGCAAAATACTGAAGCGCCGGCGATTACCAGTTTCGGTAGTGCCAGAGGCTTGGCCCGCATTTACGCTATGTTGTCACAAGGCGGCCGCTTGAATGGTGTACAGGTTTTATCTGAGGCGATAGTTGAGCGTATTGCTAATGAGAAACCTCAACCAGTGAAAGATGAAGGGATTCAGCAGGATGTCCGGGTTGGCATGGGACTGTATTTCAACCTGGCCCCCATGGCCGATTTGGGGCCTAACCCCAATAGTTTTGGTCATGTCGGCATGGGCGGCGTTACCGCTTTTGCAGACCCTGATCATCAAATTGGCTTTGGTTACGTTTGTAATCATCTTTACCAACCTCATGGCAAAGAGAAGACAATCATCGGCAATCGTGCTGCTGATTTAGCCAAGGTTTTCTATGACTGCCTGGAATAAGCCCATTGTGACAAAGGTCAGGTCACGGTTGGCTTTGTCATTTAGCCTTTCACCAAGCTCCTTGCCACAAAATGTGCAATATGAATTTACAGCCCTGCTTTTTTTGATTATAGTGAATGAACGTTCATTCACTCCCAATAAACCATGGCAATGTCCCTGCTTAACATAGACAAACGCGAAGCGATTCTGAACGCGACATTGGAGTTACTCTCCTGTTGCGGGTTTCATGGTTTTTCTATCAAGCAACTTGCTGCCAAAGCGAATGTCGCGACGGGGACGGTGTATCTTTATTTCGAAGACCGGGATACGCTGATAAGAGAATTGCATCGCACGATCATGCAACGCTTTGCCAAGGCGATTTTTACTGATCACGACCCCCATCAAAACTTGGCCAGTCAACATCATCGACTTTGTTGTAACCTCTGGCATTTTTTGATTGAGAACCCGACTATCCTGTTAAGCAAGGTGCAGTTCGATCATCTCCCACCCGATGTCCTCCGCAGTCATCGTGATGAAGCGTGGAGTTTGTTACAGCCGTTAACCGCCCTTTTTGAAGTAGGACGCGTTCAAGGCACGATTAAAAACTTGCCAGATGATGTGTTAGCGGGACTGAGCTTTGAACCACTTGTCTATCTTGCTCGTCAACATGCCATAGGTGTGATTGAAATTGAACCTGATAATTTACATGAACTGGTTCATGCCTCTTGGGATGCCATTGCCAAACGACAGTCTGTTGCAGAGGAGATTTTATGACCAGCCAGTCAAACTTGCTTTACCGGTTCATACCCCTGTTATTCGCCTTTGGCTTGTTGAGTGCCTGTTTGTCTGAACAAGATCAACAGCAAAATACTGGCGCAGCGCAACAAAAAATGGCCGTCAATGTCGTGATGGTGGAAAACACGACTGTCCAGCTGACAACCCAATTACCCGCCAGAACCACCGCAATTCGGCGGGCTGAGGTCCGGCCACAGGTCGATGGCATCATTGAGAAACGTTTATTTACTGAAGGTGCTCACGTCAAAGCCGGTGAGCAGCTTTACCAAATTGAAGCCGCCCCCTATCAAGCTGAAGTCAATAATGCCAAAGCGATTTTGCAGCGCGCCAAAGCCAATGTCAGAGTGACGGAGCGCCGTCAGGCACGGTATAAAAAACTGCTCGATGATAATGCCATTAGTCAGCAGGAATATGACGAAGCGCTAGCTGCGTTTGAACAGGCACAAGCAGAAGTAGCCGTCAGCAACGCGGCACTTGATACCGCATTGATTAATCTGCGTTATACCAGTGTTAATGCGCCGATTGAAGGACAGATCGGTATTTCTCACGTGACCGAAGGGGCACTGGTGACGGCCGGTCAAAGTGATAGTTTGGCTACGATTCACCAACTCGATCCTATCTACGTTGATATTACGCAGGCTTCACGCGAATTATTACGACTTCGCCGCGAGTTGATGACCGGTGATTTAGAGAAAAATGGTGAGGTAACCGTCTCGTTAACGCTTGAAGATGACACGGCTTATTCGCATAAAGGTACGCTGGCCTTTTCGGAAGTCAATGTCAATGAAATGACCGGTAGCATCGTCATGCGGGCTCAATTCCCCAACCCTGATGGGCTGTTATTGCCAGGCATGTACGTGCGCGCTGAAGTCGATGAAGGTCGGGTTGATGATGCCATTTTAGTGCCCCAAAAAGCCGTGACTTTTGGCCGGGAAGGTCAAGCCTCTGTTTTCGTGGTGAATGCTGACAATATAGTGGAACTTCACAATGTTCAGATTCGCCGCGATCTTGGTCAAAACTGGCTAATCGAAACCGGATTGAACGTTGGCGATGCCGTGATTGTAGAAGGCTTACAGAAAATCGGCGTTGGTCTTGAAGTGGAGATCGCCAATAAAACCGAGCAGGAAGGCCGGTAGCGATGGCACGCTTTTTTATTGATCACCCGATTTTTGCTTGGGTTATCGCGCTGCTCATTATGCTGGCGGGTGTGCTGACAATTTTTCAATTGCCTATCTCGCAATATCCTGAAATTGCACCGACCTCGGTACAAATCCGAGCCAGTTATCCCGGCGCCTCGGCCAAAGTCGTTGAAGACTCGGTTATTCAGGTAATCGAACAAAACCTGACTGGCCTCGATGATCTAACCTATATCAAATCAACCAGTGACTCGAGCGGTACCGGCGAAATCACGATTACTTTTCAGGCCACAACCGATCCAGATATTGCTCAGGTTCAGGTTCAAAACAAGTTACAGGCGGCAATGACTTTGTTGCCGCAAGAGGTTCAGGAACAAGGTATTCGTGTCACCAAATCCAGCAGCGGTTTTTTGATGGTACTTGGGTTTGTGTCCGATGATGGCAAAATGGACCGCTACGATATTGCTGACTATGTCGCTGCCAATATCCAGGAGCCGCTTAGCCGAGTCACTGGCGTCGGCCAGATTAATTTGTTTGGCTCACAATATGCCATGCGTATCTGGCTTGATGCGGAT
The genomic region above belongs to Methylophaga frappieri and contains:
- a CDS encoding TetR/AcrR family transcriptional regulator produces the protein MAMSLLNIDKREAILNATLELLSCCGFHGFSIKQLAAKANVATGTVYLYFEDRDTLIRELHRTIMQRFAKAIFTDHDPHQNLASQHHRLCCNLWHFLIENPTILLSKVQFDHLPPDVLRSHRDEAWSLLQPLTALFEVGRVQGTIKNLPDDVLAGLSFEPLVYLARQHAIGVIEIEPDNLHELVHASWDAIAKRQSVAEEIL
- a CDS encoding efflux RND transporter periplasmic adaptor subunit, giving the protein MTSQSNLLYRFIPLLFAFGLLSACLSEQDQQQNTGAAQQKMAVNVVMVENTTVQLTTQLPARTTAIRRAEVRPQVDGIIEKRLFTEGAHVKAGEQLYQIEAAPYQAEVNNAKAILQRAKANVRVTERRQARYKKLLDDNAISQQEYDEALAAFEQAQAEVAVSNAALDTALINLRYTSVNAPIEGQIGISHVTEGALVTAGQSDSLATIHQLDPIYVDITQASRELLRLRRELMTGDLEKNGEVTVSLTLEDDTAYSHKGTLAFSEVNVNEMTGSIVMRAQFPNPDGLLLPGMYVRAEVDEGRVDDAILVPQKAVTFGREGQASVFVVNADNIVELHNVQIRRDLGQNWLIETGLNVGDAVIVEGLQKIGVGLEVEIANKTEQEGR